One part of the Brevundimonas sp. NIBR11 genome encodes these proteins:
- a CDS encoding acetyl/propionyl/methylcrotonyl-CoA carboxylase subunit alpha — MFKSVLVANRGEIACRVFRTAKRMGIRTIAVYSEADANALHVREADEAVLIGPAPARESYLAAEKVLAAAKASGAEAIHPGYGFLSENAEFAEEVVAAGIIWIGAPPASIRAMGLKDAAKKLMVEAGVPVTPGYMGEDQSPERLKAEADAIGYPVLIKAVAGGGGKGMRRVDASDAFLDALASCQREAASSFGDDRVLIEKYILSPRHIEVQVFGDSHGEVVHLYERDCSLQRRHQKVIEEAPAPGMDAATRSAITDAAVRAAKAVNYVGAGTIEFIADASEGLKADRIWFMEMNTRLQVEHPVTESITGVDLVEWQFRAAAGEPVPLKQAAIPLNGWAMEARLYAEDPSNGFLPSIGKLDHFVLPDDIRVDTGVYQGGEVSQFYDPMIAKLIVHEDTREAAAEALAEACADVEVWPVRTNAGFLVRCLEHPRFVAGEVDTGFIGAEEAELAAADLSMEVQLAALAVENAGIHEPGLSVPSSQSDLWSPFDPLFGLSGLRLNGQRSQAFRVWVDGQRIDGGVSLNGSHYTVTVNGAEDLALVYGGKVELSARNAVVGVAGRSQPILFFRGNAHLMSGYASAATGGTASDGTLRAPMPGKIVATPAKAGDTVTKGQPIIVLEAMKMEHALTAPFDGVVGEIGYAVGDQVGADAVLAKVEANA, encoded by the coding sequence ATGTTCAAGTCCGTCCTGGTCGCCAATCGCGGCGAGATCGCCTGTCGCGTCTTCCGCACCGCCAAGCGGATGGGTATCCGCACCATCGCCGTCTACTCCGAGGCCGACGCGAACGCCCTGCACGTGCGTGAGGCCGACGAAGCCGTCCTGATCGGCCCGGCCCCGGCGCGCGAGAGCTATCTGGCCGCCGAAAAGGTCCTGGCCGCCGCCAAGGCCTCGGGCGCCGAGGCCATCCACCCCGGCTATGGCTTCCTGTCGGAGAATGCGGAGTTTGCGGAGGAAGTGGTCGCTGCCGGCATCATCTGGATCGGCGCCCCGCCGGCCTCGATCCGCGCCATGGGTCTTAAGGACGCGGCGAAAAAGCTGATGGTCGAGGCCGGCGTCCCGGTCACCCCCGGCTACATGGGCGAGGACCAGTCGCCCGAGCGCCTGAAGGCCGAGGCCGACGCCATCGGCTACCCCGTCCTGATCAAGGCGGTGGCGGGCGGCGGCGGCAAGGGCATGCGCCGTGTCGATGCGTCCGACGCCTTCCTCGACGCCCTCGCTTCGTGTCAGCGCGAGGCCGCGTCCAGCTTCGGCGACGACCGGGTGCTGATCGAGAAATACATCCTGTCGCCTCGCCACATCGAGGTTCAGGTCTTCGGCGACAGCCACGGCGAGGTCGTCCACCTGTACGAACGCGACTGCTCCCTGCAGCGCCGCCACCAGAAGGTCATCGAGGAGGCTCCGGCTCCCGGCATGGACGCCGCGACGCGCTCGGCGATCACCGACGCCGCCGTCCGCGCCGCCAAGGCCGTGAACTACGTCGGCGCCGGCACGATCGAGTTCATCGCCGACGCCTCGGAAGGGCTGAAGGCCGACCGCATCTGGTTCATGGAGATGAACACCCGGCTGCAGGTCGAACACCCGGTCACCGAAAGCATCACCGGCGTCGATCTGGTCGAATGGCAGTTCCGCGCCGCCGCCGGCGAGCCCGTACCGCTGAAACAGGCCGCCATCCCCCTGAACGGCTGGGCCATGGAGGCCCGCCTCTATGCCGAGGACCCGTCCAACGGCTTCCTGCCGTCGATCGGCAAACTCGATCATTTCGTCCTGCCCGACGATATCCGGGTGGACACCGGCGTCTATCAGGGCGGCGAGGTCAGCCAGTTCTACGACCCCATGATCGCCAAGCTGATCGTCCACGAGGACACGCGCGAGGCCGCCGCCGAAGCCCTCGCCGAAGCCTGCGCCGATGTCGAAGTCTGGCCCGTGCGGACCAACGCCGGCTTCTTGGTGCGCTGCTTGGAACATCCCCGGTTCGTTGCGGGTGAGGTCGATACGGGGTTCATCGGTGCAGAAGAGGCCGAACTCGCCGCTGCGGACCTGAGTATGGAGGTGCAACTCGCAGCTCTGGCCGTTGAGAATGCCGGTATTCACGAGCCTGGCCTGTCCGTGCCGTCATCGCAAAGTGATCTTTGGTCACCGTTCGATCCGCTCTTTGGTCTAAGTGGTCTTCGGCTAAACGGACAACGCTCCCAAGCCTTCAGGGTCTGGGTCGATGGGCAGCGAATCGACGGCGGGGTGAGCCTGAACGGAAGCCATTACACCGTGACCGTAAACGGAGCGGAAGACTTGGCCCTTGTTTACGGCGGGAAGGTTGAACTCTCCGCGCGCAACGCCGTGGTTGGCGTCGCTGGCCGAAGCCAACCGATCCTTTTCTTCCGCGGCAATGCTCATCTGATGTCAGGCTATGCCTCAGCCGCGACGGGCGGCACCGCCTCGGACGGCACGCTCCGCGCCCCCATGCCCGGCAAGATCGTCGCCACGCCCGCAAAGGCCGGCGACACGGTGACCAAGGGCCAGCCGATCATCGTGCTGGAGGCCATGAAGATGGAGCACGCGCTGACCGCGCCCTTCGATGGCGTCGTCGGCGAGATCGGCTATGCGGTCGGGGACCAGGTCGGGGCCGACGCCGTGCTGGCGAAGGTCGAGGCGAACGCCTAA
- a CDS encoding DUF1489 domain-containing protein has protein sequence MPLHMIKLCVGVSDVEWLETRAAKGEPLIVHTRMTPKRAAEIEDGGSLFWVIKGTILCRQPVLDITTTGEGKTSRCEITLAPEVIRTASLARRPFQGWRYFEPKDAPVDLSTLDAGDMPEDLAKQLREMGAW, from the coding sequence ATGCCTCTGCACATGATCAAGCTCTGCGTCGGCGTCTCCGACGTGGAGTGGCTCGAGACCCGCGCGGCCAAAGGCGAACCCCTGATCGTCCACACCCGGATGACGCCCAAGCGCGCGGCCGAAATCGAGGACGGCGGCTCGCTGTTCTGGGTCATCAAGGGGACGATCCTCTGCCGCCAGCCGGTGCTGGACATCACCACGACAGGAGAGGGCAAGACCTCTCGCTGCGAGATCACCCTAGCCCCCGAGGTGATCCGCACCGCTTCGCTCGCCCGTCGCCCGTTCCAGGGCTGGCGCTATTTCGAGCCCAAGGACGCGCCCGTCGATCTTTCGACCCTCGACGCCGGCGACATGCCCGAGGACTTGGCGAAACAGCTGCGCGAAATGGGGGCGTGGTAG
- a CDS encoding MATE family efflux transporter — translation MTFLSPATRTATRELLTLAWPVVLARIGIMTMGLTDAIVVGNYASRELAFHSLAWAPHSIIVVTAVGLLFGVQVMTARMLGEGRRAEVGAVLRRGLAYAFQLGMAASIALVFVGPWLLGQMRLEAGLAEGAGPALVVLALSMPAYLISVAAQFFLEALGKPKPGMVAMWIANGVNLALNLLLVPDLLGLGIHGAEASCWATFSARAALALFLVIYIVRLPEARALGVFTKPAPDPVAAAEQRRIGYGGGSSYFIEVAAFAAMTFIAGQLGTNETAAWAVVLNISAVVFMVPMGLSSATAVLVGRAYGAAEGRAVLRAGLVGIGVVTALTLIVALLVWPSAHLLVGAYNRDPALLALAAPAVVLATLFFMADGIQVVAAQANRAAGDVWWPTIIHFAAYGGVMMPLGWLLAHQIGVNGLVWAVIIASLVSSTLLTGRFVRIARRMSSRT, via the coding sequence ATGACCTTCCTTAGCCCCGCCACCCGCACCGCCACCCGCGAACTCTTGACCCTGGCCTGGCCGGTGGTGCTGGCGCGGATCGGCATCATGACCATGGGGCTGACGGACGCCATCGTGGTCGGCAACTACGCCTCGCGTGAGCTGGCCTTCCATTCGCTGGCCTGGGCGCCCCATTCGATCATCGTGGTGACGGCGGTCGGCCTGCTGTTCGGGGTTCAGGTCATGACCGCCCGGATGCTCGGCGAGGGCCGCCGCGCCGAGGTCGGGGCCGTCCTCAGGCGGGGTCTGGCCTACGCCTTCCAACTCGGCATGGCCGCCTCCATCGCCCTGGTGTTCGTCGGTCCCTGGCTGCTGGGCCAGATGCGTCTTGAGGCCGGCCTGGCCGAGGGCGCGGGACCGGCCCTGGTGGTCCTGGCCCTGTCCATGCCCGCCTATCTGATCTCCGTGGCGGCCCAGTTCTTCCTCGAGGCGCTGGGCAAGCCCAAGCCCGGCATGGTCGCCATGTGGATCGCCAACGGCGTCAACCTGGCGCTCAACCTGCTGCTCGTCCCCGACCTTCTGGGCCTCGGCATTCATGGCGCCGAAGCCTCCTGCTGGGCCACCTTCTCGGCGCGCGCGGCCCTGGCGCTATTCCTCGTCATCTACATCGTCCGCCTGCCAGAGGCCCGGGCGCTGGGCGTCTTCACCAAGCCCGCGCCGGATCCCGTCGCCGCCGCCGAACAGCGCCGCATCGGCTATGGCGGCGGCTCGTCCTATTTCATCGAGGTCGCAGCCTTCGCGGCCATGACCTTCATCGCCGGCCAGCTCGGAACGAACGAGACCGCCGCCTGGGCCGTGGTGCTCAACATCTCGGCCGTCGTCTTCATGGTTCCGATGGGCCTGTCCTCGGCCACGGCGGTCCTCGTCGGCCGCGCCTATGGGGCGGCCGAGGGCAGGGCGGTTCTGCGCGCCGGCCTCGTCGGCATCGGGGTGGTCACGGCCCTGACCCTGATCGTGGCCCTGCTGGTCTGGCCCAGCGCCCACCTGCTGGTCGGCGCATATAATCGCGATCCGGCCCTGCTGGCGCTCGCCGCGCCCGCCGTGGTCCTGGCGACCCTCTTCTTCATGGCCGACGGCATCCAGGTCGTCGCGGCCCAGGCCAATCGCGCGGCGGGAGACGTCTGGTGGCCGACCATCATCCATTTCGCCGCCTATGGCGGGGTGATGATGCCGTTGGGCTGGCTCCTGGCGCACCAGATCGGGGTGAACGGTCTGGTCTGGGCCGTCATCATCGCCAGCCTGGTGTCATCGACGCTTCTCACCGGCCGCTTCGTGCGGATCGCGCGGCGGATGAGCTCGCGCACCTGA
- the metG gene encoding methionine--tRNA ligase encodes MARADLYIPQLPQNDRKPMSRILITSALPYINGIKHLGNLAGSMLPADVYARFKRAQGHETLYICATDEHGTPAELAAAAAGQDVQTYCDEQHEIQKRAGEAFGLSYDWFGRSSNAANRRLTQHFAKVLEDNGLIEERVDRMIYSIDDQRFLPDRYVEGTCPHCGHVGARGDQCDNCGRLLDPTDLIAPYSSVSGSTNLEVRDTRHLYLLQTKIEGRIREWIESKSDWQTLARSIALKHLDEGLIDRGITRDLKWGVPVVGPDGGPRPGMEGKVFYVWFDAPIEYIGATEEWAEANGRTWRDWWRLDEGAEDVRYVQFMGKDNVAFHTVSFPATILGSGEPWKTVDTLKAFNWLNWYGGKFSTSQKRGVFMDQALELLPADYWRWRLTAYGPEHSDSAFTWEDFQASTNKDLADVLGNFVNRIVKFAESKFEGVVPEGGEPGPLEQKLEADVRAGLAEATEAFEAMEFRKACQALRAVWVLGNEYLQEAAPWTAFKTDVDRAAVGVRTGLNLVALFARIAAPVMPVSAEKIAAAVGETDLAWPALDANLLDQLPRGQKVAAAEVLFKKIEDVQVAEWSERFGGAQ; translated from the coding sequence GTGGCCCGTGCCGATCTCTATATCCCGCAGCTTCCTCAGAACGACCGGAAACCCATGTCCCGCATCCTGATCACCTCGGCGCTGCCGTACATCAACGGCATCAAGCATCTGGGGAATCTCGCGGGCTCCATGCTGCCGGCGGACGTCTACGCCCGCTTCAAGCGCGCCCAGGGCCATGAGACCCTCTACATCTGCGCCACCGACGAGCACGGCACCCCGGCCGAACTGGCCGCCGCCGCCGCCGGTCAGGACGTCCAGACCTATTGCGACGAACAGCACGAGATCCAGAAGCGGGCAGGGGAGGCGTTTGGCCTCAGCTACGACTGGTTCGGCCGCTCCTCGAACGCCGCCAACCGTCGCCTGACCCAGCATTTCGCCAAGGTCCTCGAAGACAACGGCCTGATCGAGGAACGCGTCGACCGGATGATCTATTCGATCGACGACCAGCGCTTCCTGCCCGACCGCTATGTCGAGGGGACCTGCCCCCACTGCGGCCACGTCGGCGCGCGCGGCGACCAGTGCGACAACTGCGGCCGCCTGCTGGACCCGACCGACCTGATCGCCCCCTATTCGTCGGTCTCGGGCTCGACCAACCTCGAGGTCCGCGACACCCGCCACCTCTATCTGCTGCAGACGAAGATCGAGGGCCGCATCCGGGAGTGGATCGAATCGAAGTCGGACTGGCAGACGCTCGCCCGCTCCATTGCCCTCAAGCATCTTGACGAAGGCCTGATCGACCGCGGCATCACCCGCGATCTGAAATGGGGCGTGCCGGTGGTCGGTCCCGACGGCGGGCCGCGTCCGGGCATGGAGGGCAAGGTCTTCTACGTCTGGTTCGACGCCCCCATCGAATACATCGGCGCGACCGAGGAATGGGCCGAGGCGAACGGCCGGACCTGGCGCGACTGGTGGCGTCTGGACGAAGGCGCCGAAGACGTCCGCTACGTCCAGTTCATGGGCAAGGACAATGTCGCCTTCCACACCGTCAGCTTCCCCGCGACCATTCTGGGTTCCGGCGAACCCTGGAAGACGGTCGATACGCTCAAGGCCTTCAACTGGCTGAACTGGTACGGCGGCAAGTTCTCGACGTCCCAGAAGCGCGGCGTCTTCATGGACCAGGCGCTGGAGCTCCTGCCCGCCGACTACTGGCGATGGCGTCTGACGGCCTACGGCCCGGAACATTCCGACTCGGCTTTCACCTGGGAGGATTTCCAGGCCTCGACCAACAAGGACCTGGCCGACGTCCTCGGCAATTTCGTCAACCGCATCGTCAAGTTCGCCGAGTCGAAGTTCGAGGGCGTGGTCCCGGAAGGCGGCGAACCCGGGCCGCTGGAACAGAAGCTGGAGGCCGACGTCCGCGCCGGCCTCGCCGAAGCGACCGAGGCCTTCGAGGCCATGGAGTTCAGGAAGGCCTGTCAGGCCCTGCGCGCCGTCTGGGTGCTCGGCAACGAATACCTTCAGGAGGCCGCACCCTGGACCGCCTTCAAGACCGATGTCGACCGCGCCGCCGTCGGCGTTCGCACCGGCCTGAATCTGGTCGCCCTGTTCGCGCGCATCGCCGCCCCGGTCATGCCCGTCTCGGCCGAAAAGATCGCCGCCGCCGTGGGCGAGACGGACCTCGCCTGGCCCGCGCTCGATGCGAACCTGCTGGACCAGCTGCCGCGCGGCCAGAAGGTCGCCGCCGCCGAAGTCCTGTTCAAGAAGATCGAGGACGTTCAGGTCGCCGAGTGGTCGGAGCGGTTCGGAGGCGCCCAGTGA
- a CDS encoding 2OG-Fe(II) oxygenase family protein, whose protein sequence is MTPALAEHSPATLSAVRDRLARTGRAQLHGLLTESYAAHLRAEADKPDFNVVTRRSTGHVDLPGAWLHSLEPQQRQALGQAVQTAATEDFQYLFDNHPIFDMAEAGTAEPVWADLVAFLNGEAFLTLMREATGEPRVAMADAQLTRFRKGHFLTEHDDTAEGKNRYYAYVLGLTSGWRIDWGGLLAFHDGWGNVAEAFTPRFNTLNLLKVPAPHSVTQVALSAGADRISVTGWLRGV, encoded by the coding sequence GTGACGCCCGCGCTGGCGGAACATTCGCCGGCGACCCTCTCGGCCGTTCGCGACCGCCTCGCCCGCACCGGCCGCGCCCAGCTCCACGGGCTCCTGACCGAGTCCTACGCCGCCCACCTCCGGGCCGAGGCGGACAAGCCCGACTTCAACGTCGTGACCCGCCGCTCGACCGGCCACGTCGACCTGCCCGGCGCCTGGCTCCATTCGCTGGAGCCGCAGCAGCGTCAGGCTCTCGGCCAGGCGGTGCAGACCGCCGCCACCGAAGACTTCCAGTACCTGTTCGACAACCACCCGATCTTCGACATGGCCGAGGCGGGGACCGCCGAGCCGGTCTGGGCCGATCTGGTCGCCTTCCTGAACGGCGAAGCGTTCTTGACGCTGATGCGCGAGGCGACGGGCGAACCCCGCGTCGCCATGGCCGACGCCCAACTGACTCGCTTCCGCAAGGGCCACTTCCTCACCGAGCACGACGATACGGCCGAGGGAAAGAACCGCTACTACGCCTATGTGCTGGGGCTCACGTCCGGCTGGCGCATCGACTGGGGCGGCCTACTGGCCTTCCACGACGGTTGGGGGAACGTCGCCGAGGCCTTCACTCCGCGCTTCAACACCCTGAACCTGCTGAAAGTGCCCGCGCCCCATTCTGTGACGCAAGTCGCCCTGTCCGCCGGCGCCGACCGGATCTCGGTCACCGGCTGGCTGCGCGGCGTCTGA
- a CDS encoding TerC family protein, with product MEFLSSPELTSQLTALGQVLAIDLVLAGDNAVAVGLAAAALPVEQRRKAILVGLAAAVVLRIVFALVTVQLLAIVGLLLAGGVLLLWVCWKMWRELREQATHDQAEAQKELELALAIEHGQGPTPEELGIKRKTFGAALLQIMIADVTMSLDNVLAVAGAAHEHPWIMVFGLILSIGLMGVAATFIAKLLNKYRWIGYVGLIIVLYVALHMVWDGARSVVVRTGNTEQFNASAPAFLAISPEEVEEFERGTRSEDSALPGQGAPLTSPDTAPAAASTPAAGPVVSEPAAKAD from the coding sequence ATGGAATTCCTCTCCTCCCCCGAACTCACCAGCCAGCTGACCGCCCTCGGACAGGTGCTTGCCATCGACCTGGTCCTGGCCGGCGACAACGCCGTGGCCGTGGGTCTGGCCGCCGCCGCCCTGCCCGTCGAACAGCGTCGCAAGGCGATTCTCGTCGGTCTGGCCGCCGCCGTCGTGCTGCGCATCGTCTTCGCCCTGGTGACGGTGCAGCTGCTGGCCATCGTGGGCCTGTTGCTGGCGGGCGGCGTCCTGCTGCTTTGGGTCTGCTGGAAGATGTGGCGCGAGCTGCGCGAGCAGGCGACCCACGATCAGGCCGAGGCGCAGAAGGAACTCGAACTGGCGCTGGCCATCGAGCACGGTCAGGGGCCGACGCCGGAAGAGCTGGGCATCAAGCGCAAGACCTTCGGCGCGGCCCTGCTGCAGATCATGATCGCCGACGTGACCATGTCGCTGGACAATGTGCTGGCCGTGGCCGGCGCGGCGCACGAGCATCCATGGATCATGGTGTTCGGCCTGATCCTGTCGATCGGCCTGATGGGCGTGGCGGCGACCTTCATCGCCAAGCTGCTGAACAAGTACCGCTGGATCGGCTACGTCGGCCTGATCATCGTCCTTTACGTCGCCCTGCACATGGTCTGGGACGGAGCGCGCTCCGTCGTGGTCCGCACCGGCAATACGGAACAGTTCAACGCCTCGGCCCCGGCCTTCCTCGCGATTTCGCCCGAGGAGGTCGAGGAGTTCGAGCGCGGGACCCGCAGCGAGGACAGCGCCCTGCCCGGCCAGGGCGCGCCCCTGACGTCGCCTGACACGGCGCCGGCGGCGGCTTCCACCCCGGCCGCGGGCCCCGTAGTGTCCGAACCGGCGGCGAAGGCGGACTGA